A single Methylomonas sp. AM2-LC DNA region contains:
- the rpoA gene encoding DNA-directed RNA polymerase subunit alpha, which yields MQSSIVGLLKPRLVEVISKTANHSRIVIEPLERGFGHSLGNALRRVMLSSIPGCAVTEIAIEGVLHEFSTIEGVQEDVIDIILNLKKLAVLLHSKDEVTLSLSKSGVGTVTARDIDIPHNVEIVNPDLVIANITSPSAAFNIKIKVERGRGYVPASVRKEQYDDAPVGVLMVDAAYSPIVKVAYHVESTRVEQRTNLDKLIIELETNGTVDPEEVIKLAASILHDQLSVFVDFEKVNEQVTEEEIIEEQPFDPVLLRPVDDLELTVRSANCLKAENIFYIGDLIQRTEVELLRTPNLGKKSLTEIKDILALKGLSLGMRLENWPPENLADQSQIGI from the coding sequence ATGCAGAGTTCTATTGTTGGTCTTTTGAAGCCACGTTTAGTTGAGGTTATCAGCAAAACGGCCAACCATTCGAGAATTGTGATTGAACCTTTAGAACGAGGTTTTGGGCATTCATTAGGTAATGCCTTGCGCAGGGTTATGCTTTCATCAATACCCGGTTGCGCGGTTACCGAAATTGCTATTGAAGGAGTTCTTCACGAATTTTCGACAATAGAAGGTGTTCAGGAAGATGTTATTGACATTATTCTTAACCTTAAAAAGTTAGCTGTTTTATTGCATTCAAAAGATGAAGTTACTCTGTCACTATCCAAAAGTGGTGTCGGTACTGTAACTGCCAGAGATATTGATATTCCACATAATGTGGAAATTGTTAATCCAGATTTGGTTATTGCTAATATTACTTCACCTAGTGCAGCTTTCAATATCAAGATTAAGGTTGAACGTGGCAGAGGATATGTTCCTGCCAGTGTCCGTAAAGAACAATATGATGATGCTCCAGTTGGAGTGTTAATGGTAGATGCTGCTTATAGCCCTATTGTAAAAGTAGCCTATCATGTTGAAAGCACTCGTGTTGAGCAAAGAACCAATCTTGATAAGTTAATCATTGAGTTGGAAACTAACGGTACAGTTGATCCCGAAGAAGTGATCAAGCTAGCTGCTTCAATTTTGCATGACCAATTATCTGTATTTGTTGATTTTGAAAAAGTCAATGAACAGGTAACGGAAGAAGAAATAATTGAAGAACAACCATTTGACCCTGTGTTATTAAGACCAGTGGATGATTTGGAATTAACTGTTCGTTCAGCAAACTGTCTTAAAGCTGAGAATATTTTCTATATTGGTGATCTTATTCAGCGTACTGAGGTTGAATTGCTACGCACACCTAACCTTGGAAAAAAATCGCTTACAGAGATTAAAGACATATTAGCCTTAAAAGGCTTGTCGTTAGGAATGAGATTGGAAAATTGGCCGCCTGAAAACTTGGCCGACCAATCCCAAATTGGAATTTGA
- the tilS gene encoding tRNA lysidine(34) synthetase TilS yields the protein MTPLSYELISQYLPRNTNNIYIAYSGGIDSHVLLHLLATHLPIKTKIIAVYVHHGLQLVADDWCRHCQQQCALLDVNFKALYVDAKALAGESPEAAARNARYAVLRPLIQADDVLVLAHHREDQLETLLLQLFRGSGIQGLAAMPPVLQFGLGNMLRPLLNISKQDIHEYANRFKLDWVEDPSNACSDFDRNYLRNEIVPLLKLRWPSLDKTIARTANHCAAALEVLDNWAIQQLPTVFDEKDHTLLINKLHQYSSNQRNCLLRYWFKLMGLKSPSQAVLETITQQVILAKLTSEPQVFVQGNYIRKYRQKLYCIASTYFQIHSEPRVWHKQHQVMQLINGSYLTRITSSQGIDQKLWNSHTVYIDYRRGGEKLKLPGRQGSHCLKKLYQEADMPPWERNVRPLIYLDDRLVAVAGLWIAEWAWHQDSNACYSINWQPQSDFSH from the coding sequence ATGACCCCATTAAGCTATGAATTAATTTCGCAGTATTTGCCGCGTAACACAAATAACATTTACATTGCCTATAGCGGTGGTATTGATTCACATGTATTGCTACATTTGTTAGCGACACATTTACCTATAAAGACAAAAATAATTGCTGTTTATGTGCATCACGGCTTGCAATTGGTTGCTGATGACTGGTGTCGACACTGTCAGCAGCAATGTGCATTGCTAGATGTTAATTTTAAAGCACTCTATGTTGATGCTAAGGCGCTTGCTGGCGAAAGTCCAGAAGCCGCAGCACGTAATGCTCGTTATGCAGTGTTACGGCCATTAATCCAAGCTGATGATGTATTAGTATTGGCACATCATCGAGAAGATCAATTAGAAACCTTATTACTACAATTATTTAGAGGCAGTGGGATACAAGGTTTAGCAGCCATGCCACCCGTTTTGCAATTTGGACTTGGTAATATGTTACGTCCATTACTGAATATATCTAAACAAGACATTCACGAATATGCCAATCGATTTAAATTGGATTGGGTAGAAGATCCAAGCAATGCCTGTAGTGATTTTGATCGTAATTATTTACGTAATGAAATAGTGCCGTTGCTCAAATTGCGTTGGCCTTCCTTAGATAAAACGATAGCGCGTACTGCTAATCATTGTGCTGCCGCGTTAGAAGTACTTGATAATTGGGCCATTCAGCAACTACCTACTGTTTTTGATGAAAAAGATCACACGTTGTTGATAAATAAATTACATCAATACTCATCGAATCAAAGAAATTGTTTATTACGCTATTGGTTTAAGTTAATGGGTTTAAAGTCACCCAGTCAAGCCGTTTTGGAAACAATTACCCAGCAAGTCATTCTTGCAAAACTCACATCCGAGCCACAAGTGTTTGTTCAGGGTAACTATATACGTAAATATCGCCAAAAATTGTATTGTATTGCCAGTACCTATTTTCAGATACATTCTGAACCAAGGGTATGGCATAAGCAACATCAGGTTATGCAGCTAATAAATGGTTCTTATTTGACGAGGATTACATCTTCACAGGGTATAGATCAGAAGTTATGGAATTCGCATACTGTGTATATCGATTATCGACGTGGTGGCGAAAAGCTTAAATTACCTGGTAGACAGGGGAGTCATTGTTTGAAAAAACTCTATCAAGAAGCCGATATGCCCCCCTGGGAACGCAATGTTCGGCCTTTGATTTATTTAGATGATCGATTGGTCGCTGTGGCAGGATTGTGGATAGCTGAATGGGCGTGGCATCAGGACTCCAATGCCTGTTATTCAATTAACTGGCAGCCCCAGTCGGATTTTAGTCATTAA
- the rplR gene encoding 50S ribosomal protein L18 — protein sequence MDKKSTRLKRALKLRSKIKKFDVNRLTIHRTSQHIYAQVLSTDGKSTLAAASTVQAEVKGALKNTSNINAASEVGKAIAQKALAAGVTVVAFDRSGFKYHGRVKALADAAREAGLKF from the coding sequence ATGGATAAGAAGTCTACCAGATTAAAAAGAGCATTAAAATTAAGAAGTAAGATTAAAAAGTTTGATGTTAATCGACTTACCATACATCGTACTTCTCAACATATTTACGCGCAGGTATTAAGTACTGATGGTAAATCCACGCTTGCTGCGGCATCAACTGTCCAAGCTGAAGTGAAAGGTGCTCTCAAAAATACCAGCAATATTAATGCAGCTTCAGAAGTTGGAAAAGCTATTGCTCAAAAAGCATTAGCAGCAGGCGTCACAGTGGTTGCATTTGATCGCTCTGGTTTTAAATATCATGGTCGCGTGAAGGCATTGGCTGATGCTGCACGTGAAGCTGGATTGAAGTTTTAG
- the rpsM gene encoding 30S ribosomal protein S13 yields the protein MARIAGINVADHKHAGIALTAIYGIGRQTAKNICSEVGFEPTLKIRDLTEDQLETVRKVISSMTVEGDLRREVSMNIKRLMDLGCYRGIRHRRGLPLRGQRTRTNARTRKGPRKPVTK from the coding sequence ATGGCGCGTATTGCCGGTATTAACGTAGCTGATCATAAACATGCGGGAATTGCGTTAACTGCTATTTATGGAATTGGCAGACAAACTGCAAAAAATATCTGCAGTGAAGTTGGTTTCGAGCCAACGCTTAAAATTCGAGATCTTACGGAAGATCAGCTTGAAACAGTCCGTAAGGTAATATCGTCTATGACAGTAGAGGGTGATCTTAGAAGAGAGGTCTCTATGAATATAAAACGGTTAATGGATCTTGGTTGCTATCGTGGCATTAGACACCGCAGAGGGTTGCCACTAAGAGGCCAAAGAACACGGACAAATGCGCGGACTAGAAAAGGTCCACGAAAACCTGTTACTAAATAA
- the rpsD gene encoding 30S ribosomal protein S4 — MARYLGPACKLSRREGTDLFLKSRGKSLEGKCKLDQRPGQHGAKRTRNSDYAIQLRAKQRLRRIYGVLETQFRNYYKAADLQKGATGQNLLNLLESRLDNVVYRMGYASTRAEARQLVSHKAIVVNDHTINIPSYQLNAGDQVKIREKAKKQQRIKDSLTVTEQYGFPVWVEVNPKEMSGIFKAVPDRADLGSDINEQLVVELYSK; from the coding sequence ATGGCAAGATATCTTGGGCCTGCCTGCAAGTTAAGTAGAAGAGAAGGCACTGATTTATTTCTTAAAAGTAGAGGTAAATCTCTAGAAGGTAAATGCAAACTGGATCAACGACCTGGTCAGCATGGAGCCAAACGGACTAGAAACTCTGATTATGCGATACAGCTACGGGCTAAACAGAGACTACGTAGAATCTACGGAGTACTGGAAACTCAATTCAGAAACTACTATAAAGCAGCTGATTTACAAAAAGGTGCAACAGGCCAAAACTTGTTGAACTTATTAGAATCACGCCTAGACAATGTAGTTTATCGTATGGGTTATGCATCAACACGCGCTGAAGCGAGACAGTTAGTTTCTCATAAAGCTATTGTTGTTAATGATCATACAATTAATATTCCTTCTTATCAGTTAAACGCTGGTGATCAGGTAAAAATTCGAGAAAAAGCAAAAAAACAACAACGTATTAAAGACTCATTGACAGTTACTGAGCAATACGGTTTCCCTGTTTGGGTAGAAGTTAACCCAAAAGAAATGAGTGGGATTTTTAAAGCTGTTCCAGATCGTGCTGATTTAGGCTCTGATATCAACGAACAGTTAGTTGTTGAGCTTTACTCCAAGTAA
- a CDS encoding replication-associated recombination protein A has protein sequence MIHKGFTNQEHVHLPLATRMRPSNIDQVFGQQHLLAEGKSLRIAIENGVLHSLIFWGPPGVGKTTLAQIIAKSTESHFIELSAVMAGVKEIRAAVTEATQIKNTTGMQTVVFIDEIHRFSKSQQDSLLGPIENGSIILFGATTENPSFELNNALLSRLRVYVLRSLECVDLQHLINVVLSDSLRGLGYKPLKISTEIIELISKAADGDARRCLNILQIAADLSEHVNGEDIITYQVVNEVLQGQANRFDKQGDIFYDQISALHKSVRGTDPDAALYWFCRMISAGCDPLYIARRVVRMASEDIGNADPRGLQVALDATNAYERLGSPEGELSLAQAIVYLACAPKSNAVYTAFKAAMNDAKTSGSLEVPIHLRNAPTKLMSDLGYGANYRYAHNEENAYAAGENYFPEKMGQRTYYEPVDRGLEIKIKEKLITLKNKR, from the coding sequence ATGATACATAAAGGATTTACAAATCAGGAACACGTGCACTTGCCATTGGCGACACGAATGCGGCCAAGCAATATTGATCAAGTGTTTGGGCAACAGCATTTGCTAGCAGAAGGTAAATCGCTACGCATTGCCATAGAAAACGGTGTCTTACACTCACTAATATTTTGGGGTCCACCGGGTGTTGGCAAAACCACTTTGGCGCAAATAATTGCAAAAAGTACTGAAAGTCATTTTATCGAACTTTCAGCAGTTATGGCTGGTGTTAAAGAAATTCGTGCTGCAGTCACTGAAGCCACACAAATTAAAAACACAACAGGCATGCAAACCGTGGTGTTTATCGATGAAATTCATCGATTTTCTAAAAGCCAACAAGATTCATTACTGGGGCCAATCGAAAATGGTTCCATCATCTTATTCGGTGCAACGACCGAAAATCCATCATTTGAATTAAATAATGCATTACTATCAAGACTACGTGTTTATGTGTTACGCAGCTTGGAGTGCGTAGACTTACAACATTTAATTAATGTTGTGCTAAGCGATAGCCTACGTGGATTAGGTTATAAGCCACTTAAAATATCCACTGAAATAATTGAGCTAATCAGTAAAGCTGCAGATGGCGACGCAAGACGTTGCCTGAATATATTACAAATTGCAGCTGATTTATCTGAACATGTAAATGGTGAAGATATCATTACTTACCAAGTCGTTAATGAAGTATTACAAGGGCAAGCAAATCGATTTGATAAACAAGGTGACATTTTTTATGATCAAATTTCTGCATTACATAAATCAGTAAGAGGTACAGATCCAGATGCAGCATTGTACTGGTTTTGCAGAATGATAAGTGCCGGGTGTGACCCACTCTATATTGCCCGTCGCGTAGTCCGCATGGCATCAGAAGATATTGGAAATGCTGATCCAAGGGGGCTACAGGTAGCATTGGATGCAACAAACGCTTACGAGCGTTTAGGCAGCCCAGAGGGTGAACTATCCTTAGCGCAAGCGATTGTATATTTGGCCTGTGCACCTAAAAGTAATGCTGTTTATACAGCATTTAAAGCTGCTATGAATGACGCAAAAACAAGTGGTTCTTTAGAGGTACCTATACACCTAAGAAATGCTCCAACAAAACTGATGAGTGACTTAGGTTACGGCGCTAATTATAGATATGCACATAATGAAGAAAATGCATATGCAGCAGGAGAAAATTATTTTCCAGAGAAAATGGGACAGCGAACCTACTATGAACCAGTTGATCGCGGATTAGAAATAAAAATTAAGGAGAAACTAATAACACTAAAAAATAAAAGATAA
- a CDS encoding late competence development ComFB family protein, translating into MLNIINYYEQLVTDQLWKLSSESGSLLSQAALEDIACLSLNKLPPCYVRNPIDKGANMTDLHYQEMCEAVSNAISQSLIKVKSRPHDEREK; encoded by the coding sequence ATGTTGAATATAATAAATTATTATGAACAGTTGGTTACTGATCAGCTTTGGAAGCTTTCCTCTGAATCAGGTTCTTTGCTTAGCCAAGCTGCGCTTGAAGATATTGCTTGTCTTAGCTTGAATAAACTGCCACCTTGTTATGTACGTAATCCAATTGATAAAGGGGCAAATATGACTGATTTACATTATCAGGAAATGTGTGAAGCGGTTAGTAATGCAATTTCCCAGTCATTAATCAAAGTCAAGAGCAGACCACATGACGAGCGAGAGAAGTGA
- the rplO gene encoding 50S ribosomal protein L15 — protein MYLNTIQAAYGARKKIKRVGRGIGSTDGKTCGRGHKGQKARSGGYHKVGFEGGQMPLQRRLPKVGFTSRTKKFSAEVRLSEIDSLGLVEIDLQVLIDRNIIPAISKKVKLVNTGTVSKSITLKGINVTDGARQAIEAAGGKVEA, from the coding sequence ATGTATTTAAATACTATACAAGCAGCATATGGCGCTAGAAAAAAAATAAAACGTGTGGGCCGTGGTATTGGTTCAACCGATGGTAAAACATGCGGTAGGGGACATAAAGGTCAAAAAGCACGTAGTGGTGGTTACCATAAAGTCGGCTTTGAAGGTGGTCAGATGCCCCTGCAAAGACGCTTACCAAAAGTTGGTTTTACTTCAAGAACAAAAAAATTCAGTGCTGAAGTAAGATTAAGTGAAATTGATTCACTCGGTTTAGTTGAAATTGATTTACAGGTTTTGATAGATAGAAATATTATTCCTGCTATATCTAAAAAAGTTAAACTGGTTAACACAGGTACTGTTTCTAAATCCATCACATTAAAAGGAATCAATGTTACTGACGGTGCTAGGCAAGCTATTGAAGCAGCCGGCGGCAAAGTTGAGGCCTAA
- the rpmD gene encoding 50S ribosomal protein L30, whose product MLGKKLSVMMIKSKHGRLKSHQQCLKGLGLSRIRQVVDVIDTPENRGMINKIAYMLKVEEV is encoded by the coding sequence ATGTTAGGCAAAAAATTAAGTGTAATGATGATTAAGAGCAAACATGGTAGATTGAAAAGTCATCAGCAATGTTTGAAAGGTTTAGGTTTAAGTAGAATACGTCAAGTGGTTGATGTGATTGATACGCCTGAAAATCGCGGCATGATTAATAAAATCGCATATATGCTAAAAGTTGAGGAAGTGTAA
- the rplQ gene encoding 50S ribosomal protein L17, with the protein MRHRKSGRQLNKNSSHRKALFSNMACSLFKHELIKTTLPKAKELRMIAEPLITLSKIDSVAKRRLAFSKLRDRDVVTKLFNELGPRYGARNGGYLRIIKCGFRSGDDAPMAYVELVDRQETV; encoded by the coding sequence ATGAGACACCGTAAATCTGGTAGACAGTTAAATAAAAATAGCAGCCACAGAAAAGCATTATTTAGTAATATGGCTTGTTCTTTGTTTAAACATGAGTTAATTAAAACGACTCTACCTAAAGCAAAAGAATTAAGAATGATTGCTGAGCCTCTGATTACCTTATCTAAAATAGATTCTGTAGCAAAAAGACGTTTAGCATTTTCTAAATTACGTGACAGAGATGTTGTTACTAAATTATTTAATGAATTAGGACCACGTTATGGCGCTAGAAATGGTGGCTATTTACGTATTATTAAATGCGGTTTCAGATCCGGTGATGATGCGCCAATGGCGTATGTTGAACTGGTTGATAGACAAGAAACTGTATAA
- the secY gene encoding preprotein translocase subunit SecY: MTTKGFDVSAGKFRFGELKSRLLFVLGAFIVYRIGAHIPVPGIDPNALAAMFKQQSGSILDMFNMFSGGALMRLSLFALGIMPYISASIIMQLMTIVIPAMEQLKKEGESGRRKISQFTRYGTVVLAMFQSVGISIALQNQTAGGLAVVIQPGIGFVMVTTITLVTGTIFLMWLGEQITERGIGNGISLIIFAGIVSGLPNAIHGTLELASTGEMNSAFIIVLFALAIFVTGIVVFVERGQRRITINYPKRQQGNKVYAGQTSFLPLKLNMAGVIPPIFASSIILFPATIAGWFGNIDGFTWLQDISTVLSPGQPVYVICYALAIIFFCFFYTALVFNSKETAENLKKSGAFLPGIRPGIQTTNYIDKVMTRLTLIGAIYITLICLLPEFLIVYWNVPFSFGGTSLLIIVVVVMDFISQMQTHLMSQQYEGLMKKANLKK, from the coding sequence GTGACTACAAAAGGGTTTGATGTTTCTGCAGGTAAGTTCCGATTTGGAGAATTAAAATCCAGATTGTTGTTTGTTTTGGGTGCATTTATAGTATACCGAATCGGAGCTCATATTCCAGTGCCGGGGATAGATCCTAATGCATTAGCTGCAATGTTTAAACAGCAATCAGGATCAATTCTTGATATGTTTAACATGTTTTCAGGTGGCGCTCTAATGCGGTTAAGCCTGTTTGCTCTTGGTATTATGCCTTATATATCGGCATCCATTATCATGCAGCTTATGACTATTGTCATACCTGCCATGGAGCAGTTAAAAAAAGAAGGTGAGTCCGGACGTAGAAAGATTTCGCAATTTACCCGTTACGGTACTGTAGTTCTTGCTATGTTTCAGTCAGTAGGGATATCAATTGCTTTGCAAAATCAAACTGCAGGTGGTTTAGCGGTTGTTATTCAGCCTGGTATTGGTTTTGTGATGGTAACAACCATAACATTAGTTACCGGTACTATCTTTTTGATGTGGTTGGGAGAGCAAATTACCGAAAGAGGTATTGGTAATGGTATTTCGCTTATCATTTTTGCGGGTATTGTTTCCGGATTGCCAAATGCAATTCATGGAACTTTAGAGCTAGCTAGTACCGGTGAAATGAATAGTGCGTTTATTATAGTGTTATTCGCATTAGCTATTTTTGTAACAGGTATTGTGGTATTTGTTGAAAGAGGGCAAAGGCGTATCACTATTAATTATCCTAAGAGACAACAGGGTAATAAAGTATATGCAGGTCAGACTTCTTTTCTACCGCTTAAGCTGAATATGGCAGGCGTAATTCCGCCTATTTTTGCATCAAGTATTATTTTATTCCCTGCAACAATTGCTGGCTGGTTTGGTAATATTGATGGGTTTACTTGGCTGCAAGATATTTCGACTGTGTTGTCTCCTGGTCAACCTGTTTATGTTATTTGCTATGCATTGGCAATCATTTTCTTTTGTTTCTTTTATACCGCTTTGGTATTTAATTCAAAGGAAACTGCTGAAAATTTAAAAAAATCAGGTGCTTTTTTACCAGGAATTCGTCCAGGTATACAAACTACAAATTATATTGATAAAGTAATGACTCGCCTGACACTTATTGGCGCTATTTATATAACTTTAATTTGTTTGTTACCTGAATTTCTCATCGTTTATTGGAATGTACCGTTCTCTTTCGGTGGTACCTCGTTGTTAATCATTGTTGTTGTTGTGATGGATTTTATATCGCAAATGCAAACACATTTGATGTCGCAACAGTATGAAGGCCTAATGAAAAAAGCCAACCTTAAAAAATAA
- the rplF gene encoding 50S ribosomal protein L6, which translates to MSRVANAPITIPSDVQISIDGNLMLVKGKLGQLNFGLAECLELDIQADLIKIKWNENIKDAKALAGTARASINNMVKGVSEGFVKKLLLVGVGYRAQLKENTLTLALGYSNPVEFLIPEGVTIEVPTQTELLVKGSDKQKVGQVASEIRALRPPEPYKGKGVRIADEYVARKEAKKK; encoded by the coding sequence ATGTCTAGGGTAGCAAATGCTCCAATTACAATTCCATCTGATGTGCAGATAAGTATAGATGGAAATTTGATGTTGGTTAAAGGAAAATTAGGCCAACTAAACTTTGGTCTTGCTGAATGTCTTGAATTAGATATTCAAGCTGATTTGATAAAAATCAAATGGAACGAAAATATTAAAGATGCTAAGGCGCTAGCAGGCACAGCTAGAGCATCCATAAATAATATGGTTAAAGGTGTATCTGAAGGTTTTGTTAAGAAATTACTTTTAGTAGGTGTTGGTTATAGAGCACAGCTGAAAGAAAATACTTTAACTTTGGCATTAGGTTATTCCAATCCAGTAGAATTTTTGATTCCAGAAGGAGTAACTATTGAGGTACCGACACAAACTGAGCTTTTAGTTAAAGGTAGCGACAAGCAAAAAGTTGGTCAAGTGGCTTCAGAAATTAGAGCGTTGCGCCCCCCAGAACCTTATAAAGGTAAAGGTGTTAGGATTGCCGACGAATATGTTGCTAGAAAAGAAGCTAAGAAAAAATAG
- the rpsK gene encoding 30S ribosomal protein S11: MATQNRVKKRIKKEVSDGIVHVHASFNNTIVTITDRKGNALSWATSGGSGFRGSRKSTPFAAQVAAEKAGAVALEYGMKNLDVMIKGPGPGRESAVRSLNSLGFKITNIVDVTPIPHNGCRPPKKRRV, encoded by the coding sequence ATGGCAACTCAAAATCGAGTAAAAAAACGAATTAAAAAAGAAGTGTCGGATGGCATTGTACATGTCCATGCATCCTTTAATAACACTATCGTGACTATAACCGATAGAAAAGGAAATGCACTTTCTTGGGCTACTTCAGGTGGGTCTGGTTTTAGAGGTTCAAGAAAAAGTACCCCATTCGCTGCTCAGGTTGCTGCTGAAAAAGCTGGCGCAGTAGCGCTAGAGTACGGCATGAAAAATCTTGATGTAATGATTAAAGGTCCTGGGCCTGGTCGTGAATCTGCAGTCAGGTCTTTAAATAGCCTTGGCTTTAAAATAACAAATATTGTGGATGTAACACCTATTCCTCACAATGGATGTCGTCCACCAAAAAAACGTCGTGTTTAG
- the rpmJ gene encoding 50S ribosomal protein L36, which translates to MKVRASIKAICKSCKIIKRNGVVRVICKDGRHKQRQG; encoded by the coding sequence ATGAAAGTTCGTGCATCAATTAAAGCAATCTGCAAAAGTTGCAAAATTATTAAACGAAATGGAGTTGTGCGCGTCATCTGTAAAGATGGTAGACACAAACAGCGTCAAGGATAG
- the rpsE gene encoding 30S ribosomal protein S5, with translation MATAPAQGSTDGLQEKLVNVRRVAKVVKGGRVFGFAALTVVGDGDGRVGYGVSKAREVPVAIQKSLEQARKNMRKVALKEGTLQYSVMSNTGAAKVYMQPASEGTGIIAGGAMRAVFEVVGVHNVLAKCIGTNNPINVVRATIDGLTSMHDAKQIAAKRGLTVDQILG, from the coding sequence ATGGCAACAGCACCAGCTCAAGGTAGTACAGACGGTTTACAAGAAAAACTAGTAAACGTTAGACGTGTAGCAAAAGTTGTAAAGGGTGGTAGAGTATTTGGCTTTGCTGCGTTAACCGTTGTTGGCGATGGTGATGGGCGGGTAGGATACGGTGTTTCAAAAGCACGTGAGGTACCCGTTGCAATTCAGAAGTCGTTAGAACAAGCGCGTAAAAATATGCGTAAAGTTGCATTAAAAGAAGGTACTTTGCAATACTCGGTTATGTCTAATACAGGCGCCGCTAAAGTATATATGCAACCCGCTTCAGAAGGTACTGGTATTATTGCCGGTGGTGCTATGCGTGCAGTATTTGAAGTGGTTGGCGTGCATAATGTTTTAGCAAAATGCATTGGTACCAATAATCCAATCAATGTTGTTAGAGCAACAATTGATGGCCTTACTTCAATGCATGATGCAAAGCAGATTGCTGCTAAGCGTGGCTTGACAGTTGATCAAATTTTAGGGTAA
- the accA gene encoding acetyl-CoA carboxylase carboxyl transferase subunit alpha, which produces MDLKFLDFEQPIAELQAKIEELRKVELDNHFDISETLKQLEQKCESLTETIFSDLTDWQISQLSRHPGRPYTLDYIKLIFTDFHELHGDRAYADDPAIVCGLARLEGKPVVVIGHQKGRDTKEKIYRNFGMPRPEGYRKALRVMKLAERFKLPIICLIDTPGAYPGIDAEERGQSEAIARNLFEMTTLKTPIICTVIGEGGSGGALAIGVGDRLLMLEYSTYAVISPEGCASILWKSADKAQLAAEAMGITSDRVREQGFLDEVIREPIGGGHRNFLKVAMSLRETLLRHLDELYEESKNMDLMLDKRYQRIMRFGSYLE; this is translated from the coding sequence ATGGATTTAAAGTTTTTAGATTTTGAACAACCAATTGCCGAATTACAAGCTAAGATTGAAGAACTTCGTAAAGTCGAACTCGATAATCATTTTGATATATCTGAAACGCTTAAACAATTAGAGCAAAAGTGTGAAAGTCTAACAGAGACCATATTTTCTGACCTAACTGATTGGCAGATTTCTCAACTTTCCAGACATCCTGGGCGTCCATATACTTTAGATTATATTAAATTAATATTTACTGATTTCCACGAATTACACGGAGACCGTGCCTATGCTGATGATCCAGCCATTGTTTGCGGCTTGGCAAGACTAGAGGGTAAACCGGTTGTAGTTATTGGTCATCAAAAAGGACGTGATACTAAGGAAAAAATTTATCGTAATTTTGGAATGCCGCGGCCTGAAGGCTACCGTAAAGCATTACGGGTAATGAAATTAGCGGAACGTTTTAAATTGCCGATTATTTGTTTAATTGATACTCCGGGTGCTTATCCGGGAATAGATGCGGAAGAGCGCGGTCAAAGTGAAGCCATTGCACGTAATTTGTTTGAAATGACGACACTTAAAACACCTATTATTTGTACTGTAATAGGAGAGGGCGGTTCTGGTGGTGCTTTAGCGATTGGTGTTGGAGATAGGTTGTTAATGCTTGAATACAGTACTTACGCAGTTATTTCTCCGGAAGGTTGCGCATCTATTCTATGGAAAAGTGCCGATAAAGCTCAACTGGCTGCTGAAGCGATGGGAATTACCTCTGATCGTGTCCGTGAGCAAGGTTTTCTTGATGAAGTTATACGTGAGCCTATTGGTGGCGGACATCGTAATTTTTTAAAAGTTGCAATGAGTTTACGTGAAACACTGTTGCGTCATCTTGATGAATTGTATGAAGAATCTAAAAATATGGATTTAATGTTAGATAAACGTTATCAACGTATAATGCGATTTGGCTCGTACCTTGAATAA